From the Nodularia sp. NIES-3585 genome, one window contains:
- a CDS encoding DUF1176 domain-containing protein: MHTAKVIFVLTAFLASSLMSCASVTESELSQSSEKPNSSSTETSAQKSPPQLKPDSPSIVSVSDKSNPKAETILKEVISRQKNLQVCNFNFDAEAALEFSQVYTNDKGQHLVQLLCFMAAYQGAFTFLRVDTTQPELKIEPIELEIAGFPNFDPKTNILSNAYKLIGAGTCIQETQHYWNGDGLRLISSQLIDQAPNGCEELGARSPSAEQLITTKNVGSAKLGMTLGELKQVLGEGATFEPTPLGVDAGEGIKASQDGNVQYLLGFAQGKQPITNNSQITMITVANPNYRTTAGVGPGTPLKEAVTAYGQATLSYNLNNETREYIKFERGLGADKGVVIRSNQWTITDFAGIYSDPQSEFNETQKYQDHAAIGSITIRQ, encoded by the coding sequence ATGCATACAGCCAAAGTCATCTTTGTATTAACTGCTTTTCTTGCCTCTAGTCTCATGTCCTGTGCATCTGTTACAGAGTCTGAATTATCTCAGTCTTCAGAAAAACCCAACTCTAGTAGTACTGAAACTTCTGCACAAAAATCTCCACCACAGTTAAAACCAGATAGCCCATCCATTGTTTCTGTTTCTGACAAGAGTAACCCCAAAGCAGAAACCATCCTGAAAGAGGTGATTAGCCGCCAGAAAAATTTACAGGTTTGCAATTTTAATTTTGATGCAGAGGCAGCACTGGAGTTTTCACAAGTCTATACTAACGACAAGGGTCAGCACTTAGTACAACTCCTATGTTTTATGGCTGCTTATCAGGGTGCATTCACTTTCCTGCGAGTAGATACCACCCAGCCCGAACTTAAAATTGAGCCTATAGAATTAGAAATTGCCGGATTCCCGAATTTTGATCCCAAAACTAATATACTGTCTAACGCTTATAAATTAATTGGCGCAGGCACTTGTATCCAAGAAACTCAACACTATTGGAATGGTGACGGACTCAGATTAATTAGTTCTCAGTTGATAGATCAAGCCCCTAATGGTTGTGAAGAATTAGGCGCGCGATCGCCTTCAGCCGAGCAGTTGATCACTACAAAGAACGTCGGTTCTGCTAAACTTGGCATGACCTTAGGAGAACTTAAGCAAGTTTTAGGTGAGGGTGCAACATTTGAACCAACGCCTCTGGGGGTTGACGCAGGGGAAGGAATTAAAGCCAGTCAGGATGGAAATGTGCAGTATTTGCTGGGTTTCGCACAGGGAAAACAGCCCATCACAAATAACTCTCAAATTACCATGATTACGGTTGCGAACCCCAATTACAGAACCACTGCTGGGGTAGGGCCAGGAACTCCACTTAAAGAAGCTGTTACAGCCTACGGACAGGCGACTTTATCCTACAACTTGAATAATGAAACACGAGAGTATATTAAATTTGAGCGGGGACTGGGTGCAGATAAAGGGGTAGTGATCAGATCGAATCAGTGGACAATTACAGACTTTGCTGGAATCTATTCTGACCCCCAAAGTGAATTCAACGAAACCCAAAAGTACCAAGATCATGCCGCGATTGGTTCCATTACCATTAGGCAATAA
- the purT gene encoding formate-dependent phosphoribosylglycinamide formyltransferase: protein MKNSIKLPQKLMLLGSGELGKEFVIAAQRLGNYVIAVDRYANAPAMQVADCSEVISMLSADELEAVVQKHQPDFIIPEIEAIRTEKLLEFEQRGMTVIPTAAATNYTMNRDRIRELAHEELGIRTAKYAYASTLEELIAVSEEIGFPNVVKPVMSSSGKGQSVVEVQGKVEEAWNYAIANSRGDSQRVIVEEFINFEIEITLLTIKQWNAPTIFCSPIGHRQERGDYQESWQPAGIAEDQILQAQAIATKVTDALGGAGIFGVEFFITKDEVIFSELSPRPHDTGMVTLISQNLNEFELHLRAILGLPIPHIEILGASASAVILASKKSDAVAFAGVPEALSVPNVDIKLFGKPTAHPYRRMGVALAQGDNVLEAREKAKKAANQVKII, encoded by the coding sequence ATGAAAAATTCGATTAAGCTACCCCAAAAATTAATGCTATTGGGTTCAGGTGAACTCGGCAAAGAATTTGTGATTGCTGCTCAACGTCTGGGTAATTATGTAATTGCCGTTGACCGCTACGCTAATGCTCCAGCTATGCAGGTTGCTGATTGTTCTGAAGTGATTTCGATGCTGAGTGCTGATGAATTAGAAGCTGTTGTCCAAAAACATCAGCCTGATTTTATCATCCCAGAAATTGAAGCGATTAGAACAGAAAAGTTACTGGAATTTGAACAACGCGGGATGACAGTGATTCCAACGGCTGCCGCAACTAACTATACAATGAATCGTGATAGAATTAGGGAGTTAGCACATGAAGAATTAGGAATTAGAACTGCTAAATATGCTTATGCTTCTACTCTAGAGGAACTGATTGCTGTTTCTGAAGAAATTGGTTTTCCCAATGTTGTTAAACCTGTGATGTCATCTTCTGGCAAAGGTCAATCTGTTGTCGAAGTTCAGGGTAAAGTTGAGGAGGCTTGGAATTATGCGATCGCTAATTCTAGAGGTGATAGTCAAAGAGTAATTGTTGAGGAATTTATCAACTTTGAAATTGAGATAACTTTGCTGACTATTAAACAGTGGAATGCACCGACAATTTTTTGTTCTCCCATTGGTCATCGTCAAGAAAGAGGCGATTATCAAGAGTCTTGGCAACCAGCAGGTATTGCTGAAGATCAGATATTACAAGCTCAGGCAATAGCGACAAAAGTTACCGATGCTTTGGGGGGAGCCGGAATATTTGGTGTGGAGTTTTTCATCACTAAGGATGAAGTAATTTTTTCCGAACTTTCTCCCCGACCCCATGACACAGGAATGGTAACATTAATATCGCAAAATTTGAATGAATTTGAATTACATTTACGCGCTATTTTAGGCTTACCAATTCCACATATAGAAATCTTAGGGGCTTCAGCTAGTGCAGTGATTTTAGCTTCTAAAAAGTCTGATGCGGTGGCTTTTGCAGGTGTCCCTGAGGCTTTGTCAGTTCCCAATGTAGATATTAAACTATTTGGCAAGCCTACCGCCCATCCTTATCGACGTATGGGGGTGGCTTTGGCTCAAGGTGATAATGTTCTAGAGGCGAGGGAGAAGGCGAAAAAGGCAGCTAATCAGGTGAAAATTATTTAA
- a CDS encoding 1-aminocyclopropane-1-carboxylate deaminase/D-cysteine desulfhydrase — translation MSSPFLPPFTQPIENEISRRAGVELSVLRLDSMHPLVNGNKWFKLKYNLLEAQQQNFTTLLTFGGAYSNHIFATAAAGNLFGFRTIGVIRGEQRLPLNPTLSFAVQQGMQVVYLNRETYRQKHTQELHEDLRQRFGDVFIIPEGGSNLNGVRGCTEIVSDAEEFDFICLACGTGTTLAGIALALNQKKRVIGFPVLKKGEFLAQEIDNLLNNYLDSGLPAPKYTSAPWELKCDYHFGGYAKVNDKLLIFSKECNQKHGISLDYVYTVKMFYGVMDLIQSKFFKKGDRLLLVHTGGLQGNLGMEKRL, via the coding sequence ATGTCCTCACCCTTCCTTCCGCCTTTTACCCAGCCCATAGAAAATGAGATTTCCCGCCGCGCTGGTGTGGAATTGTCTGTGCTACGCCTCGACTCTATGCACCCACTAGTTAACGGTAACAAATGGTTCAAGTTGAAATATAACCTTTTGGAAGCCCAGCAGCAAAATTTCACAACTCTGTTGACCTTTGGGGGCGCTTATTCTAACCATATCTTTGCGACAGCCGCCGCAGGCAATCTTTTCGGCTTCCGCACCATTGGAGTGATTCGTGGAGAACAAAGATTACCACTCAACCCCACACTGAGTTTTGCTGTACAACAAGGTATGCAGGTTGTGTACCTCAATCGAGAGACTTACCGACAAAAGCACACACAAGAATTACACGAAGACTTAAGACAACGTTTCGGTGACGTGTTCATCATTCCTGAAGGTGGGAGCAATTTAAACGGCGTGCGCGGCTGTACAGAAATAGTTAGCGATGCAGAAGAATTTGATTTTATCTGCTTGGCTTGTGGTACAGGTACGACACTAGCTGGTATTGCACTTGCGCTTAATCAAAAGAAACGAGTCATTGGTTTTCCCGTGCTAAAAAAGGGGGAATTTCTCGCCCAGGAAATCGACAATTTACTGAATAATTATCTGGATTCTGGGCTACCAGCACCAAAGTACACCTCAGCACCTTGGGAACTCAAGTGTGATTATCACTTTGGTGGTTATGCAAAGGTGAATGATAAGCTGCTAATATTTAGCAAGGAATGTAATCAGAAACACGGTATATCTCTCGATTACGTATATACTGTAAAGATGTTTTATGGTGTAATGGATTTAATACAATCTAAATTTTTTAAAAAAGGCGATCGCTTGTTACTAGTACACACAGGAGGGTTACAAGGTAATCTTGGCATGGAGAAGCGACTGTAA
- a CDS encoding NAD-dependent succinate-semialdehyde dehydrogenase translates to MAIATINPATGETIKVFEPLKDAEIASKLDLAGQTFEQYRKTSFSARSQWLEKAATILQQEKADFAKIMTLEMGKPYKAAIAEVEKCALVCNYYAEYAPSFLADVPIKTDASHSFVRYHPMGVILAVMPWNFPFWQVFRFAAPTLMAGNVGLLKHASNVPQCALAIADIIRRAGFPQGAFQTLLIGAAKVAEIMADDRVKAATLTGSEPAGASLASVAGKQIKKTVLELGGSDPFIVLESADLETAVATATSARMLNNGQSCIAAKRFIIAQAIAPEFERLLLDKFLALKVGDPMEPDTDLGPLATPDLLQDLHQQVQTAVKSGGKLLTGGHPLADRPGNFYPPTMITDIPLDSAIAQEEFFGPVALLFRVPDIDAAIQLANATPFGLGASAWTNNHQERDRLISEIEAGAVFINSMVKSDPRLPFGGIKRSGYGRELSIQGIHEFVNIKTVWVK, encoded by the coding sequence ATGGCTATCGCCACCATTAATCCCGCCACTGGGGAGACAATCAAAGTCTTTGAGCCGCTCAAGGATGCAGAAATTGCCTCTAAACTGGATTTGGCTGGTCAGACTTTTGAACAGTACCGCAAGACTAGTTTTTCTGCGCGATCGCAATGGCTAGAAAAAGCTGCAACAATTTTACAGCAAGAAAAAGCCGATTTCGCTAAAATAATGACCCTGGAAATGGGTAAGCCTTACAAAGCAGCGATCGCAGAAGTCGAAAAATGCGCCCTGGTTTGTAACTATTACGCTGAATACGCACCAAGTTTCCTGGCTGATGTCCCCATCAAAACCGATGCCAGCCATAGTTTTGTGCGCTATCATCCTATGGGCGTAATTCTGGCTGTGATGCCGTGGAATTTTCCCTTCTGGCAAGTGTTTCGTTTTGCCGCACCAACCCTGATGGCGGGCAATGTCGGCTTACTTAAACACGCTTCCAATGTGCCACAGTGCGCCTTGGCAATTGCAGATATTATCCGGCGGGCTGGTTTTCCTCAAGGCGCTTTTCAAACACTGTTAATCGGTGCGGCTAAAGTTGCCGAGATCATGGCTGATGATAGGGTGAAAGCTGCGACCTTAACCGGAAGTGAACCCGCTGGTGCATCCCTCGCCTCTGTTGCTGGGAAACAAATTAAAAAAACTGTTTTGGAATTGGGAGGTAGTGACCCGTTTATTGTCTTAGAAAGTGCTGATTTAGAAACCGCAGTTGCTACAGCTACTTCAGCCCGGATGTTGAATAATGGACAATCATGTATAGCAGCGAAACGGTTTATTATTGCACAAGCGATCGCTCCTGAATTTGAAAGGTTACTTTTAGATAAATTTCTGGCGCTGAAAGTGGGTGATCCCATGGAACCAGACACTGATTTAGGACCACTAGCAACCCCTGATCTTCTCCAAGATTTACACCAACAAGTGCAAACAGCCGTGAAAAGTGGCGGTAAACTTCTCACTGGAGGACATCCCTTAGCAGATCGTCCCGGTAATTTTTACCCACCGACGATGATCACAGATATCCCTTTAGATAGTGCGATCGCCCAAGAAGAATTTTTTGGACCAGTAGCATTATTATTCCGTGTACCCGATATTGATGCCGCGATTCAACTGGCGAATGCGACACCGTTTGGCTTGGGTGCAAGTGCTTGGACAAATAATCATCAAGAACGCGATCGCCTAATTTCCGAAATTGAAGCAGGTGCCGTATTTATCAACAGCATGGTTAAATCTGACCCCCGCTTACCTTTTGGTGGCATTAAGCGTTCTGGATACGGCAGGGAGTTGAGTATTCAAGGTATACATGAATTCGTCAATATTAAGACCGTGTGGGTGAAGTGA
- a CDS encoding DUF2007 domain-containing protein, which yields MVNSFVTVATFTSSLEANLAKQRLEAEGVKCLLLNESTVNVAWHLSVAVGWIQLQVPQPNIDLAKSILVSELDYQSVSDLGMEAEDDIKMPSWADKTADRAFIASVISLIFVFLPIHIYSLWLLFCLLVYRQPISSNRRIKVILALLLDLLSLFIFWKIYFPS from the coding sequence ATGGTGAATAGTTTTGTGACGGTAGCTACTTTTACAAGTTCTTTGGAGGCTAATCTGGCGAAGCAGCGTCTTGAGGCTGAAGGCGTAAAGTGTTTATTGTTGAATGAGTCTACTGTGAATGTGGCATGGCATTTGAGTGTAGCTGTAGGCTGGATTCAATTACAAGTTCCTCAACCAAATATAGATTTGGCTAAGTCTATTTTGGTATCAGAATTAGATTATCAATCTGTTTCTGATTTGGGTATGGAAGCTGAAGATGATATTAAAATGCCTTCATGGGCAGACAAAACCGCAGACAGAGCATTTATTGCATCTGTTATCAGCCTAATCTTTGTTTTCTTGCCCATTCATATTTACTCTTTATGGCTGTTGTTTTGTCTATTAGTTTATCGTCAACCGATTAGTTCTAATAGACGCATAAAAGTAATTTTAGCGTTGCTTTTAGACTTACTCAGCCTATTTATTTTCTGGAAAATATATTTTCCCAGTTGA
- a CDS encoding pyridoxamine 5'-phosphate oxidase family protein yields MAKVFDCITEELQNFITNQHIFFVGSAPLSATGHVNLSPKGLECFRILSAHQVAYLDLTGSGNEVSAHLQENGRITLMFCAFEEPPCILRLYGQGYTILPNSPDWKNLYCLFPQIPGTRQIIVADIERVQTSCGLGVPLYEYQGQRQSLVNWASKKGEQGIEEYQQQKNIVSIDGLSTPLSKN; encoded by the coding sequence ATGGCTAAAGTTTTTGACTGTATTACTGAAGAACTGCAAAACTTCATTACTAACCAACACATTTTTTTTGTTGGTTCTGCACCCCTGAGTGCTACAGGTCACGTTAATCTTTCTCCCAAGGGGTTGGAATGTTTTCGCATCCTTTCGGCTCATCAAGTAGCTTACCTGGATCTTACAGGTAGCGGCAACGAAGTTTCAGCCCATTTGCAAGAAAATGGGCGAATCACTTTGATGTTCTGTGCCTTCGAGGAACCCCCGTGTATTCTGCGCCTTTACGGTCAAGGATACACAATTCTACCAAATTCCCCAGACTGGAAAAATTTGTACTGTTTATTTCCGCAGATCCCAGGAACTCGTCAAATTATTGTAGCTGATATTGAGCGCGTGCAAACTTCCTGTGGTTTGGGTGTACCACTTTATGAATATCAAGGTCAGAGGCAGTCTTTAGTTAACTGGGCAAGTAAAAAAGGTGAACAAGGAATCGAAGAATATCAACAGCAAAAAAATATTGTCAGTATTGATGGTTTATCAACTCCATTGAGTAAAAATTGA
- the petL gene encoding cytochrome b6-f complex subunit PetL: MFGVIAYIAFLALFMGVAVGLLFGLRAVKII, encoded by the coding sequence ATGTTTGGAGTAATAGCTTATATTGCCTTTTTGGCTTTATTCATGGGCGTAGCCGTAGGTCTGCTGTTTGGTTTGCGTGCTGTCAAGATAATTTAA
- a CDS encoding bifunctional 2-polyprenyl-6-hydroxyphenol methylase/3-demethylubiquinol 3-O-methyltransferase UbiG, with product MASLPKSLAIIDVQVKESILPEKINTNLNFGEDCINPFDQTDENLWVKIEHLGRYLFAADYLRQFKLTCIADIACGVGYGIRELEKVADVVIGVDGNSELLKQAAQQCNNSQTRLIQHNLEQSGLLADQIHQSIDAIVSFETLEHLINPSSVLEQFYQLLSPGGFLICSVPNVLYEPRDDAGLPTNSCHKQFFSYESLSRLFEYNGLKVNYRVGQAWSNILFKRETQLLRNRSISQRLGEYSYLSLPEIIRHLSYLIAYPTVEDVDGSYSLIIVGKKIK from the coding sequence ATGGCATCTTTACCCAAGTCACTTGCTATAATTGATGTCCAAGTCAAGGAAAGCATTTTGCCAGAAAAAATTAACACTAACCTCAATTTTGGAGAAGATTGTATCAATCCATTCGATCAAACAGATGAAAACTTATGGGTTAAAATTGAGCATTTAGGACGTTATTTATTTGCCGCCGATTACCTCCGTCAATTTAAGCTAACTTGCATTGCTGATATTGCCTGTGGTGTGGGCTATGGAATACGCGAACTAGAAAAAGTGGCTGATGTAGTAATTGGTGTAGACGGAAATTCGGAACTGCTAAAACAAGCAGCACAGCAGTGTAATAATTCTCAAACTAGATTGATTCAACATAACTTAGAGCAATCTGGTTTACTAGCAGACCAAATTCACCAAAGTATTGATGCGATCGTCAGTTTTGAAACATTGGAACATTTGATTAATCCTAGCAGTGTGTTAGAGCAATTTTATCAACTTTTGTCACCGGGGGGATTTCTGATCTGCTCTGTTCCTAATGTTTTATACGAACCTCGCGACGATGCTGGATTACCCACTAATTCTTGTCATAAACAGTTCTTTAGCTATGAATCACTTTCTCGCTTGTTTGAATACAATGGTTTGAAAGTCAATTATCGAGTTGGTCAAGCTTGGTCAAACATTCTATTTAAGCGAGAAACTCAGCTTTTACGAAATAGATCAATTTCACAACGATTAGGAGAATATTCCTACTTGAGTCTCCCAGAAATTATTCGTCACCTCTCTTACCTCATTGCTTATCCAACAGTTGAAGATGTAGATGGTTCTTACTCATTGATTATTGTCGGGAAGAAGATTAAGTAA
- the aroB gene encoding 3-dehydroquinate synthase, translating into MTSLINVNLPTQSYQIAIASGTVQGTIAPSSLDQLGQQMATLNLGKKVLIVSNPSIFKHYGQRAIESLTSAGFEVASYNLPPGERYKTLNSIQKIYDIALENRLERSSTMVALGGGVIGDMTGFAAATWLRGINVVQVPTTLLAMVDSAIGGKTGVNHPHGKNLIGAFHQPRLVLISPEALKTLPMSEFRAGMAEVIKYGVIWDAELFTQMEASKHLNQLRYIKPEFIEYILNRSCQAKADVVGKDEKEGGLRAILNYGHTIGHAVESLTGYRLLKHGEAVAIGMVAAGQIAVELGMWQQEDTERQNALIQKAGLPTRLPEGIDIEAIIDALQLDKKVKAGKVRFILPTQIGVVTVTDEVPSETIRQVLQKM; encoded by the coding sequence ATGACTTCTCTAATAAATGTAAATCTACCGACACAGTCTTACCAGATTGCGATCGCCTCTGGCACTGTGCAAGGCACAATCGCACCTTCAAGCTTAGATCAACTGGGTCAACAAATGGCTACTCTGAACCTAGGTAAAAAGGTCTTGATTGTTTCCAATCCCAGTATTTTTAAGCATTACGGTCAAAGAGCGATAGAATCTCTGACATCGGCTGGTTTTGAAGTAGCTAGTTACAACCTACCACCAGGGGAACGCTATAAAACCCTCAACTCCATCCAGAAAATCTACGATATTGCTTTAGAAAACCGCCTAGAACGTTCCTCTACAATGGTGGCATTAGGGGGAGGTGTCATTGGTGATATGACTGGCTTTGCTGCCGCCACTTGGTTACGAGGCATTAATGTAGTCCAAGTACCTACCACTCTGTTAGCAATGGTAGATTCGGCAATTGGTGGCAAAACAGGAGTGAATCATCCCCACGGCAAAAATTTGATTGGGGCTTTTCATCAGCCGCGTTTGGTATTAATTAGCCCAGAAGCGCTGAAAACGCTACCAATGAGTGAATTTCGTGCCGGAATGGCAGAAGTGATTAAATACGGTGTGATTTGGGATGCCGAACTATTTACCCAAATGGAAGCCAGTAAACATCTGAATCAACTCCGTTACATTAAACCGGAATTTATCGAATACATATTAAATCGTTCTTGTCAAGCTAAAGCTGATGTTGTCGGAAAGGATGAAAAAGAAGGCGGACTACGGGCGATTCTCAACTATGGACACACTATTGGTCACGCAGTAGAAAGCTTAACAGGTTATCGCTTACTCAAGCATGGTGAAGCTGTGGCTATTGGCATGGTAGCAGCCGGACAGATTGCGGTGGAACTAGGAATGTGGCAACAGGAAGATACAGAACGCCAAAATGCCCTAATTCAAAAAGCGGGTTTACCAACTCGGCTACCAGAAGGTATAGATATTGAAGCGATTATTGATGCATTGCAACTAGATAAGAAAGTCAAAGCCGGTAAAGTTAGGTTTATTTTACCAACGCAAATAGGTGTGGTAACAGTTACCGATGAAGTTCCATCTGAGACTATCCGGCAAGTGTTACAAAAAATGTAA
- the crtH gene encoding carotenoid isomerase has protein sequence MSPSLNPSFDVIVIGSGIGGLVTSTQLAAKGAQVLVLESYLIPGGSSGYFERQGYRFDVGASMIFGFGEKGTTNLLTRALNAVNVSQETITDPVQIHYHLPNELDLKVERVYEKFLQNLIAYFRHEEIGIRRFYDECWKVFNCLNSMDLLSLEEPRYLLRTFLQHPLACLGLVKYLPQNVGDVARRYIKDPELLKFIDMECYCWSVVSADMTPMINAGMVFSDRHYGGVNYPKGGVGQIAQKLVAGLEKAGGKIEYQARATKIITEQGKAVGVQLANGKLYRSKRIVSNATRWDTFTKLLPVDKIPDNESKWQQSHEKSPSFLSLHIGVEAAVLPNGTECHHIILEDWQQMTAPAGTLFVSIPTLLDPDLAPAGYHIIHAFTPNWIDDWQGLSATEYEAKKEAAAGQIIDRLEKIFPGLDAGLDYLEVGTPRTHQRFLGREDGTYGPIPRRKLRGLLGMPFNRTAIPGLYCVGDSTFPGQGLNAVAFSGFACAHRIAVDLGLDVR, from the coding sequence ATGTCTCCATCCCTGAATCCTTCATTTGATGTAATTGTTATTGGCTCTGGAATTGGCGGTTTAGTCACCTCCACACAGTTAGCAGCCAAAGGCGCTCAGGTGCTGGTACTAGAAAGTTATTTAATTCCAGGAGGTAGTTCTGGCTATTTTGAACGCCAGGGTTATCGATTTGATGTTGGAGCATCAATGATATTTGGATTTGGCGAAAAAGGGACTACTAATTTACTCACCCGCGCCCTGAACGCTGTAAACGTTAGTCAAGAAACAATTACTGATCCTGTACAGATTCACTATCACTTGCCCAATGAATTAGACTTAAAAGTTGAGCGAGTTTATGAGAAGTTTTTGCAAAATCTTATTGCTTATTTTCGCCATGAAGAAATCGGTATTCGTCGCTTTTATGACGAGTGCTGGAAGGTATTTAATTGCCTCAACAGTATGGATTTGCTGTCCCTAGAAGAACCTCGGTATTTGCTAAGAACATTTTTACAGCATCCTTTAGCCTGTCTTGGTTTAGTCAAATATCTTCCTCAAAATGTCGGGGATGTGGCACGACGATATATCAAAGACCCGGAATTATTGAAATTTATTGATATGGAATGTTATTGCTGGTCTGTGGTCAGCGCTGACATGACACCCATGATTAATGCCGGGATGGTCTTTTCCGATAGGCACTATGGTGGAGTTAACTATCCTAAAGGAGGGGTAGGACAAATTGCCCAAAAATTGGTAGCAGGTTTAGAAAAAGCTGGAGGTAAGATTGAGTACCAAGCCAGAGCCACCAAAATCATCACAGAACAGGGTAAAGCCGTCGGTGTACAGTTAGCTAATGGTAAACTTTATCGCAGTAAACGCATAGTTTCTAATGCTACACGTTGGGATACTTTTACTAAATTATTACCTGTAGATAAAATACCAGATAATGAAAGTAAATGGCAACAAAGCCATGAAAAGTCGCCCAGTTTTCTGAGTTTACATATAGGAGTAGAAGCAGCAGTCTTGCCTAATGGCACAGAGTGCCATCATATAATTCTGGAAGATTGGCAGCAAATGACAGCACCAGCCGGTACACTTTTCGTTTCCATTCCCACATTGCTTGACCCAGATTTAGCACCTGCGGGATATCACATCATTCATGCCTTTACACCCAACTGGATTGATGATTGGCAAGGACTGTCTGCAACTGAATATGAAGCGAAGAAAGAAGCAGCAGCAGGGCAAATTATTGACCGACTAGAAAAGATTTTTCCGGGTTTAGATGCTGGCTTAGATTATCTAGAAGTAGGGACACCCCGCACCCATCAGCGCTTTTTAGGGCGTGAGGATGGTACTTATGGGCCAATTCCTCGGCGCAAGTTACGGGGATTATTAGGAATGCCATTTAATCGTACAGCTATTCCCGGACTTTATTGTGTGGGGGACAGTACCTTTCCTGGACAGGGTTTAAACGCAGTAGCTTTTTCCGGTTTTGCTTGCGCCCATCGCATAGCTGTAGATTTAGGGTTAGATGTCAGATGA